One part of the Pseudoliparis swirei isolate HS2019 ecotype Mariana Trench chromosome 6, NWPU_hadal_v1, whole genome shotgun sequence genome encodes these proteins:
- the LOC130195871 gene encoding dynein light chain roadblock-type 2-like — MAGIGNADVEETLKRIEAHKSVIGTIVVNADGIPIRTTLDNSTAIQYAGLFRQLTVMARSTVRDIDPQNDLLVLRVRSKKHEILVAPENDFLLIVIQNLCE; from the exons ATGGCAGGGATTGGCAAC GCTGATGTTGAGGAAACACTGAAGAGGATCGAAGCCCATAAAAGTGTGATTGGGACCATAGTTGTCAATGCAGACG GTATTCCCATCAGAACAACTTTAGATAACTCCACGGCAATTCAGTATGCAGGACTTTTTCGCCAGCTCACCGTGATGGCAAGGAGCACAGTGAGGGATATTGACCCTCAGAATGACCTACTTGTTCTCCGCGTCCGCTCCAAGAAACACGAGATCTTGGTTGCACCAG AAAACGACTTTCTGCTGATAGTCATCCAGAACCTATGTGAATAG
- the psmd7 gene encoding 26S proteasome non-ATPase regulatory subunit 7, whose amino-acid sequence MPDLAVENVVVHPLVLLSVVDHFNRIGKVGNQKRVVGVLLGSWHKKVLDVSNSFAVPFDEDDRDDSVWFLDHDYLENMYGMFKKVNARERIVGWYHTGPKLHKNDIAINELVKQYCTNSVLVIIDVKPKDLGLPTEAYISVEEIHDDGTPTSKTFEHVTSEIGAEEAEEVGVEHLLRDIKDTTVGTLSQRITNQVHGLKGLNSKLLEIRSYLERVTAGKLPINHQIIYQLQDVFNLLPDVNLLEFTKAFYLKTNDQMLVVYLASLIRSVVALHNLINNKISNRDAEKKEGQEKEEGKKEKKDDKEKKDDKDKDKDKEKEKADGVKKDEKKKK is encoded by the exons ATGCCGGATTTAGCAGTAGAAAATGTGGTCGTTCACCCCCTGGTACTGCTCAGCGTGGTCGATCACTTTAACAG GATAGGAAAAGTTGGCAACCAGAAACGAGTTGTTGGTGTCCTTCTGGGATCATGGCACAAAAAAGTTCTTGACGTCTCAAATAGTTTTGCAG TGCCATTTGATGAAGATGACAGGGACGACTCGGTGTGGTTCCTGGATCATGACTACTTGGAGAACATGTATGGCATGTTCAAGAAAGTTAACG CCAGAGAAAGAATAGTCGGATGGTACCACACAGGACCCAAGTTACATAAGAATGACATTGCCATCAATGAGCTCGTCAAACAGTACTGTACCAATTCG GTGTTAGTCATTATAGATGTGAAGCCCAAAGATCTCGGTCTACCCACAGAAGCATACATCTCCGTGGAGGAAATTCATGAC GATGGTACACCAACATCCAAGACATTTGAACATGTCACCAGTGAGATTGGAgcggaggaggcagaggaagtgGGTGTGGAGCACCTGCTCAG AGATATCAAGGATACCACAGTGGGCACTCTGTCGCAGCGGATCACAAATCAGGTTCACGGCCTGAAAGGACTCAACTCGAAGCTGTTGGAAATCCGCTCTTACCTGGAGAGAGTGACGGCAGGAAAACTTCCCATCAACCACCAGATtatctaccagctgcaggatgtcTTCAATCTGCTGCCTGATGTAAATCTACTG GAATTCACCAAAGCCTTCTACCTTAAGACCAACGACCAGATGCTGGTGGTCTACCTTGCCTCGCTCATACGCTCTGTGGTGGCGCTTCACAACCTGATCAACAACAAGATTTCCAACCGTGAcgcagaaaaaaaggaaggacaggagaaggaagaaggcaagaaagagaagaaagatgacaaagagaaaaaagatgatAAGGACAAGGACAAAGACAAGGAGAAGGAAAAAGCTGATGGTGTCAAGaaagatgagaagaagaagaaatga